In a single window of the Sediminicoccus sp. KRV36 genome:
- a CDS encoding zinc-binding alcohol dehydrogenase family protein, which produces MKAVAYTHCRPVAHEDALEDVVLPDPAAPRGHDLLIEVRAVSVNPVDAKLRSAADPAGERRVLGFDACGVIRARGPDAHIFGDGEEVYYAGAVNRTGSNAQLHLVDERIVGRKPKNLSFAEAAAMPLTSITAWEALFDRLRLPRATGGGSLRDAGGAVLIIGGAGGVGSMAIQLARRLTGLRVVTTASRAESREWCLKMGAHDVLDHSGDLVAQARALGVAFPWIFSTTQTLHHWRALCEIIAPQGAICAIDDLNTLEIGRLKAKSASFHWEAMFARSVFGTADIAKQHLLLNEVAGLLEAGTLRHTMTQHLGRISAAHLLAGHALVESGSMIGKAVAEGWE; this is translated from the coding sequence ATGAAAGCAGTTGCCTATACCCATTGCCGCCCGGTTGCGCATGAGGATGCGCTGGAGGATGTGGTCCTGCCCGACCCCGCCGCCCCGCGTGGCCATGACCTGCTGATCGAGGTGCGCGCCGTCTCGGTGAACCCCGTGGATGCCAAGCTGCGCAGCGCGGCCGATCCGGCTGGCGAGCGCCGCGTGCTGGGCTTTGATGCCTGCGGCGTGATCCGCGCGCGCGGGCCGGATGCGCATATCTTCGGCGATGGCGAGGAGGTGTATTATGCCGGCGCCGTGAACCGCACCGGCAGCAATGCCCAGCTCCATCTGGTGGATGAGCGGATCGTCGGCCGCAAGCCGAAGAACCTCTCCTTCGCCGAAGCCGCCGCCATGCCACTGACCAGCATCACCGCCTGGGAGGCGCTGTTCGACAGGCTTCGCCTCCCACGGGCCACGGGCGGGGGAAGCTTGCGTGACGCGGGCGGAGCCGTGCTCATCATCGGCGGTGCCGGGGGTGTGGGTTCCATGGCGATCCAGCTCGCGCGGCGGCTGACGGGCCTGCGCGTCGTCACCACCGCATCGCGCGCGGAAAGCCGGGAATGGTGCCTGAAGATGGGCGCGCATGACGTGCTGGATCACAGCGGTGACCTGGTGGCCCAGGCCCGGGCACTCGGCGTGGCGTTCCCCTGGATCTTCTCCACGACGCAGACGCTGCATCACTGGCGCGCGCTGTGCGAGATCATCGCCCCGCAAGGCGCCATCTGCGCGATTGATGACCTGAACACGCTGGAGATCGGCCGCCTCAAGGCCAAATCCGCGAGCTTCCACTGGGAGGCGATGTTCGCCCGCAGCGTCTTCGGCACCGCCGATATCGCGAAGCAGCATCTGCTGCTGAACGAGGTGGCCGGCCTGCTGGAAGCCGGCACGCTGCGCCACACGATGACGCAGCATCTGGGCCGCATCAGCGCCGCCCATCTGCTGGCCGGCCACGCCCTGGTGGAGAGCGGCAGCATGATCGGCAAGGCGGTGGCCGAAGGGTGGGAATAG
- a CDS encoding MBL fold metallo-hydrolase: MTDLSLARRNLVQGAAMLGVASLAALPAAAAVPPQQGANPPRFHRLKVGDVEVTTLLDGAMGGTNAGIQNFFPDSRPEEIVPLRARAFAIEAGLHQPVGAYVINTGRNLAMIDCGGHSSFIPTTGGTLDALRASGYAPEQIDTVVLTHIHPEHALGLSYDGVTRNFPNAEVVLTQIDHQFWTDPAMESRVPQGQRFIEAARRAIRPYAGRIRTTEMREGLEVIPGVFMDPAPGHTPGHVSYRVTSQNQSVFIWGDIAHQMVIQLARPRWRVGVDVDSAMGVQSRLRTLDLLATEGVLMGGVHVPWPGFGRIIRDTSLGGEGYLYVPRPAQFT; encoded by the coding sequence ATGACCGATCTCTCCCTCGCCCGGCGAAATCTCGTTCAGGGGGCCGCGATGCTCGGCGTGGCGTCACTGGCCGCGCTGCCGGCCGCCGCCGCAGTGCCCCCGCAGCAGGGCGCCAACCCGCCGCGCTTCCACCGCCTGAAGGTCGGCGATGTCGAGGTGACGACACTGCTGGACGGCGCGATGGGCGGCACCAATGCCGGCATCCAGAATTTCTTTCCCGACAGCCGACCGGAGGAGATCGTGCCGCTGCGCGCCCGCGCCTTCGCGATCGAGGCGGGGCTGCACCAGCCGGTTGGCGCCTATGTGATCAACACCGGCCGCAACCTGGCGATGATTGATTGCGGTGGCCATTCCAGCTTCATCCCGACCACGGGCGGCACGCTCGATGCGCTGCGCGCCAGCGGCTACGCGCCGGAGCAGATCGACACGGTGGTGCTGACGCATATCCACCCCGAGCACGCGCTCGGCCTCAGCTATGACGGCGTCACGCGCAACTTCCCGAACGCGGAGGTCGTGCTGACGCAGATTGACCACCAGTTCTGGACCGACCCCGCGATGGAAAGCCGCGTGCCGCAGGGCCAACGCTTCATCGAGGCAGCGCGCCGCGCGATCCGCCCCTATGCCGGCCGCATCCGCACGACCGAGATGCGCGAGGGGCTGGAGGTCATCCCCGGCGTGTTCATGGACCCCGCCCCGGGGCACACGCCCGGCCATGTCAGCTATCGGGTCACGAGCCAGAACCAGTCGGTGTTCATCTGGGGCGACATCGCGCATCAGATGGTGATCCAGCTGGCCCGGCCGCGCTGGCGCGTGGGCGTGGATGTGGACAGCGCGATGGGCGTGCAGAGCCGGCTGCGCACGCTGGACCTGCTGGCCACCGAGGGCGTGCTGATGGGCGGCGTGCATGTGCCCTGGCCCGGCTTCGGCCGCATCATCCGCGACACGTCCCTGGGGGGCGAAGGCTACCTCTATGTGCCGCGCCCGGCGCAGTTCACCTGA
- the gtdA gene encoding gentisate 1,2-dioxygenase: MDTNTPNPTADLPRLYAEMAPHNLFPLWEVLHGLVTPTPRSAAAPVLWRYAEARDFLMRAGALISAEQAERRVLILENPQLPASSCATPSLYAGLQLILPGEVAPCHRHTQCALRFVLEGSGAFTALDGEKAVMRPFDLVLTPNWQWHDHGNTSDAPMIWLDGLDIPMVRFFETSFAERLPDMAHAETAPPGDSLARYGRNLRPFAGSPAARRPASLPLFHYPFAEWRASLSALAAHDAPDPHLGHALEFTNPADGGPVMPTIAAHVRLLPAGFTTRPRQATDGTIFVVVSGRGTARIQGQEFALMERDTFVVPSWHLLELQAESELVLFGYSDRAAQAKLGLFREQAH, translated from the coding sequence ATGGACACCAACACGCCAAATCCCACCGCCGATCTGCCGCGGCTCTATGCCGAAATGGCGCCGCACAACCTCTTTCCGTTGTGGGAGGTGCTGCACGGGCTGGTCACGCCAACGCCGCGCTCCGCCGCCGCGCCGGTGCTCTGGCGCTATGCCGAGGCCAGGGATTTCCTCATGCGCGCGGGCGCCCTCATCAGCGCCGAGCAGGCCGAGCGCCGCGTTCTGATCCTGGAAAACCCGCAACTCCCCGCCTCCTCCTGCGCGACGCCATCGCTCTATGCCGGGCTCCAACTCATCCTTCCGGGTGAGGTGGCGCCCTGCCACCGCCATACCCAATGCGCCTTAAGATTTGTTTTGGAGGGCAGCGGCGCCTTCACGGCCCTTGATGGCGAAAAGGCCGTGATGCGGCCCTTCGACCTCGTCCTCACGCCGAACTGGCAATGGCACGATCATGGCAATACCAGCGACGCCCCCATGATCTGGCTCGATGGCCTCGATATTCCGATGGTGCGGTTCTTCGAGACGAGTTTCGCCGAGCGCCTGCCGGACATGGCCCATGCCGAAACAGCGCCGCCGGGCGACAGCCTGGCCCGCTATGGGCGCAACCTGCGGCCCTTCGCCGGCTCACCGGCCGCGCGCCGGCCGGCCAGCCTGCCGCTGTTCCACTATCCCTTCGCGGAATGGCGCGCATCCCTCAGCGCCCTGGCCGCGCATGACGCGCCCGATCCGCACCTGGGCCACGCGCTGGAATTCACCAATCCGGCCGATGGCGGGCCCGTCATGCCGACCATCGCCGCCCATGTGCGGCTGCTGCCGGCGGGCTTCACCACCCGGCCACGCCAGGCGACGGATGGCACCATCTTCGTCGTCGTCTCGGGGCGCGGCACGGCGCGCATCCAGGGCCAGGAATTCGCGCTGATGGAGCGCGATACCTTCGTCGTGCCCTCATGGCACCTGCTCGAACTGCAAGCGGAGAGCGAACTTGTGCTGTTCGGTTATTCGGATCGGGCGGCGCAGGCCAAGCTGGGATTGTTCAGGGAGCAGGCACACTGA
- the mdoH gene encoding glucans biosynthesis glucosyltransferase MdoH, whose translation MRYRPIAVLGLGALIWGAMLLASTIPTPPLVEALFIPEGLFLACLALLSPWIALASVNALLGWVVLIFAPDPPAHVVPALRGLRLDAPTPEGRTAIAVCLRNEEMAPILAALGPLLDGLPASHFSLWFLSDTQDPAFRAAEDAAIAAFRPEEAARIHLRRRADNAGFKAGNVMEFLEAEGAAYDYLLCLDADSEMTPAAVRKLAFALDAAPRIAILQQLIVGRPVAAAFPRLFQFGMRAGMRAWATGQGWWQGPKGPYWGHNALIRIAPFREHGKLETLPDGATILSHDQVEAIRLHGAGWEVWCLPEEAGSLEGNPPALPEFMARDLRWAAGNMQYLALLRRPGLSAMARFQLLQAILMFLCAPFWVLAFMLAALLAALGRFDEMSAAHLAAIMALFWVTQHSPKLAGYAQVLMQGSQAARYGGRGVFARGALLEILFTTILSPISCLNKSRFLLALPFGARMGWGAQNRAARDVGWADAGRLLWFHTLAGALAFGFLAVTAPWAIWFALPWAGGLLLAIPFCVLTASPAFARFLTARGLAATPEEVEAMAG comes from the coding sequence ATGCGCTACCGACCGATTGCCGTGCTTGGGCTCGGCGCCCTGATCTGGGGCGCCATGCTCCTGGCCTCCACCATCCCCACCCCCCCCTTGGTGGAGGCCCTTTTTATTCCGGAAGGCCTGTTCCTGGCCTGCCTCGCGCTGCTCAGCCCCTGGATCGCCCTGGCCTCGGTCAATGCGCTCCTGGGCTGGGTGGTGCTGATCTTTGCCCCTGATCCGCCCGCCCATGTCGTGCCGGCCCTGCGCGGCCTGCGGCTGGACGCGCCGACACCCGAGGGCCGCACCGCCATCGCCGTCTGCCTCCGCAATGAGGAGATGGCGCCCATCCTGGCCGCCCTCGGCCCCTTGCTCGATGGCCTGCCCGCCAGCCATTTTTCGCTCTGGTTCCTCTCCGACACCCAGGACCCCGCCTTTCGCGCCGCCGAGGATGCCGCCATCGCCGCCTTCCGGCCGGAGGAGGCCGCGCGCATCCATCTGCGCCGCCGCGCGGACAATGCCGGCTTCAAGGCCGGCAATGTCATGGAATTCCTGGAGGCCGAGGGGGCGGCCTATGACTATCTCCTCTGCCTCGACGCTGATTCCGAGATGACGCCGGCCGCCGTGCGTAAGCTGGCCTTCGCCCTGGATGCCGCGCCGCGCATCGCCATCCTGCAGCAATTGATCGTGGGCCGCCCGGTCGCCGCCGCCTTCCCTCGCCTGTTTCAGTTCGGCATGCGGGCCGGCATGCGCGCCTGGGCCACGGGGCAGGGCTGGTGGCAGGGGCCGAAGGGACCCTATTGGGGCCATAACGCCCTGATCCGCATCGCCCCCTTCCGCGAGCACGGCAAGCTCGAAACCCTGCCCGATGGCGCCACCATCCTCAGCCATGACCAGGTGGAGGCGATCCGGCTGCATGGCGCGGGCTGGGAAGTCTGGTGCCTGCCGGAGGAGGCGGGCAGCCTGGAGGGCAATCCGCCCGCCCTGCCGGAATTCATGGCGCGCGATCTGCGCTGGGCCGCGGGCAACATGCAGTATCTGGCGCTGTTGCGCCGGCCGGGGCTTTCGGCCATGGCGCGGTTTCAGCTGCTGCAGGCCATCCTCATGTTTCTCTGCGCGCCGTTCTGGGTGCTGGCCTTCATGCTGGCGGCCCTCCTGGCGGCACTGGGCCGCTTTGATGAGATGAGTGCCGCGCATCTGGCCGCCATCATGGCGTTGTTCTGGGTCACGCAGCATTCGCCCAAGCTGGCCGGCTATGCCCAAGTGCTGATGCAGGGCAGCCAGGCCGCGCGCTATGGCGGGCGCGGCGTCTTCGCGCGCGGGGCGCTGCTGGAGATTCTCTTCACCACCATCCTCTCGCCCATCTCCTGCCTGAACAAATCGCGCTTTCTCCTGGCCTTGCCCTTTGGCGCGCGGATGGGCTGGGGGGCGCAGAACCGCGCTGCGCGGGATGTCGGCTGGGCCGATGCGGGCCGGCTCTTGTGGTTCCACACCCTGGCCGGCGCGCTGGCCTTCGGCTTCCTGGCCGTCACCGCGCCCTGGGCCATCTGGTTCGCGCTGCCCTGGGCGGGCGGCCTGCTGCTGGCCATTCCCTTTTGCGTGCTGACCGCCTCACCCGCATTCGCGCGCTTCCTCACCGCGCGCGGCCTGGCCGCGACGCCGGAGGAGGTGGAGGCTATGGCTGGTTGA
- a CDS encoding FkbM family methyltransferase, producing MSHAATIGRSLRLYHAPARRPVLDAFYRRFLGIGDLAFDVGCHVGDRAASFSRIGAHVVAVEPQPRLARALRLIFHGVPGFTLVSSLIGASEGEAMLRLNSANPTVATASRDFIAAAEGAPGWEGQVWDAELPLPRTTLDALIATHGMPDFVKIDVEGWEAEVLAGLSCAPRALSFEFTTIQRGVALASLERLVALGFTHFNACLGESMAWEFPAAVKASAMADWLRALPDSANSGDVYATGAGAAWRLKR from the coding sequence TTGAGCCACGCTGCCACCATCGGCCGCAGCCTTCGGCTGTATCACGCCCCCGCGCGGCGCCCTGTGCTCGACGCGTTCTACCGGCGCTTCCTCGGCATCGGGGACCTCGCCTTCGATGTCGGCTGCCATGTGGGTGACCGGGCGGCGAGTTTTTCGCGCATCGGCGCGCATGTGGTGGCAGTGGAGCCGCAGCCGCGCCTGGCGCGCGCGCTGCGGCTGATCTTTCACGGCGTGCCGGGCTTCACGCTGGTTTCTTCCCTCATCGGCGCCAGCGAGGGTGAGGCGATGCTGCGCCTGAACTCCGCCAACCCGACCGTCGCCACCGCCAGCCGCGACTTCATTGCGGCCGCCGAGGGCGCACCCGGCTGGGAAGGCCAGGTCTGGGACGCCGAGCTGCCGCTGCCCCGCACCACGCTCGATGCGCTGATCGCCACCCATGGCATGCCCGATTTCGTGAAGATCGATGTGGAGGGCTGGGAGGCGGAGGTGCTGGCCGGCCTCTCCTGCGCGCCGCGGGCGCTTTCCTTCGAATTCACGACGATCCAGCGCGGCGTGGCGCTGGCGAGCCTGGAGCGCCTGGTGGCGCTGGGCTTCACACATTTCAACGCCTGCCTCGGCGAAAGCATGGCGTGGGAATTTCCGGCCGCGGTGAAGGCCAGCGCCATGGCCGATTGGCTGCGCGCCCTGCCCGACAGCGCCAATAGCGGCGATGTCTATGCCACGGGGGCGGGCGCCGCATGGCGGCTCAAGAGGTGA
- a CDS encoding VOC family protein — MTDSALALDHVGLCARELGPMTAQFAALGFSLSPIAQQSGRPTPDAPVELYATGNRCAFLRHGYIELLAILEPHDLKMGRFDNGLGKFIARYEGLHILAMGMDDAEANLARMRRAGIPIPGVAHLERPVDKPDGPRAKFSRLPYPDAPEGRLQLITHHTPELIWQERWMDHANQAVALTELVLVSAEPAVTAARLSKLTGLVIEPRLAGGFLLRFPGGAGVAGPRAPAMETRVSILAPEDLPGTLPGIAIPDLPFMAGFFVQTADGNAAVRRLLSHLPLVELPGGGLMVPPAHAAGAALVFHA, encoded by the coding sequence ATGACCGATTCCGCCCTCGCCCTCGACCATGTCGGCCTTTGCGCGCGGGAGCTGGGGCCGATGACGGCGCAGTTCGCCGCACTTGGCTTCTCGCTCTCGCCCATCGCGCAGCAATCGGGGCGCCCCACACCGGATGCGCCGGTGGAGCTTTATGCCACCGGCAATCGCTGCGCCTTCCTGCGGCATGGTTATATCGAGCTGCTGGCGATCCTTGAGCCCCATGACTTGAAAATGGGCCGCTTCGACAATGGATTGGGCAAATTCATCGCGCGGTATGAGGGGCTGCATATCCTCGCCATGGGCATGGATGATGCCGAAGCCAACCTCGCCCGCATGCGGCGCGCCGGCATTCCCATCCCCGGTGTCGCGCATCTGGAGCGCCCGGTGGACAAGCCCGATGGCCCGCGCGCGAAATTCTCCCGCCTGCCCTATCCGGATGCGCCGGAAGGGCGGCTGCAATTGATCACGCACCACACGCCCGAGCTGATCTGGCAGGAGCGCTGGATGGACCACGCCAACCAGGCGGTGGCGCTGACAGAACTCGTGCTGGTCAGTGCCGAGCCTGCGGTGACGGCGGCGCGCTTGTCCAAGCTGACGGGCCTCGTGATCGAGCCGCGCCTGGCAGGCGGCTTCCTGCTGCGCTTTCCGGGCGGTGCCGGTGTGGCCGGGCCGCGCGCGCCGGCGATGGAAACCCGGGTTTCCATCCTGGCGCCCGAGGATCTGCCGGGCACGCTCCCTGGCATCGCCATCCCGGACCTGCCCTTCATGGCGGGCTTCTTCGTGCAGACCGCGGATGGCAATGCGGCGGTCCGGCGCCTGCTCTCGCACCTGCCCCTGGTGGAATTGCCGGGCGGTGGGCTGATGGTGCCGCCCGCCCATGCGGCGGGTGCGGCGCTGGTGTTTCACGCTTGA
- a CDS encoding glutathione S-transferase family protein, translating to MAEGRLFIGNRRYSSWSLRGWLAVRLAGLDVEEVVLPLAGAGGKGSPAVQAASPSGLVPYLEHQGARVWESLAIAEYCAEFAPSLWPAERLARAHARSLASEMHAGFRELRMAMPMNLGREFAGRGRTEGALADIARVEQLWAEALSAHGGPFLMGGSFTIPDVMFAPVVARFLTWQPELSAVSRGYVAAVRAHPLIEAWYAGALAEPDAWLLPKYENPA from the coding sequence ATGGCCGAGGGCCGTCTTTTCATCGGCAATCGCCGCTATTCCTCCTGGTCGCTGCGCGGCTGGCTGGCCGTGCGCCTGGCCGGGCTGGATGTGGAGGAGGTGGTGCTGCCGCTGGCTGGCGCCGGCGGCAAGGGCAGCCCGGCGGTGCAGGCCGCCTCGCCGAGCGGCCTTGTGCCCTATCTGGAGCATCAGGGCGCCCGAGTGTGGGAAAGCCTTGCCATCGCTGAATACTGCGCCGAATTCGCCCCTTCGCTCTGGCCGGCGGAACGCCTGGCCCGCGCCCATGCGCGCAGCCTGGCGAGCGAGATGCATGCCGGTTTCCGCGAGTTGCGCATGGCCATGCCGATGAATCTCGGCCGGGAATTCGCCGGGCGCGGCCGCACCGAGGGCGCCCTCGCGGATATCGCGCGGGTCGAGCAGCTCTGGGCGGAAGCGCTCTCGGCCCATGGCGGCCCCTTCCTGATGGGCGGCAGCTTCACCATCCCCGATGTGATGTTCGCCCCCGTCGTCGCGCGTTTCCTCACCTGGCAGCCGGAGCTTTCTGCGGTGAGCCGTGGCTATGTGGCGGCGGTGCGCGCCCACCCGCTGATCGAAGCCTGGTATGCCGGCGCCCTGGCCGAGCCGGATGCCTGGCTCCTGCCCAAATATGAGAATCCCGCATGA
- a CDS encoding peptidoglycan DD-metalloendopeptidase family protein encodes MIRAVALLLLLAGPAPARDAPPALARDAPPARRAAEEIAPARQAAETERAVATQAAEHAREAAAEARRLAAERIAGAARVQAAESAAQAAALRAEAARKAGAAAHAEQARLTAELAPLLPLLTRLAAQPAPILLAAPLPPAEVALGLAALRAMLREAQSIAQGLREAEARAAAEAQRFAEERRQFAIAEAEARQASASLDRQLAAARHLLAERSAAERAASARAEEAVTRAHNLEEALSRLEREQARRAAAEAERNREAERRAAADAPSQRASRQATTPPPAPPPAVEPPHPAGPGGLPVAGRLVRAFNSPGEGGPARGVTLAASPGARVTAPCGGSVAFAAPFRSYGRMVILDCGQGQHLVLAGMERLDVAGGQRIQAGEPVGVLPGAGHPTLYVELRRRGEAVDPRPLVRFGA; translated from the coding sequence ATGATCCGCGCCGTTGCCCTCCTGCTGCTGCTGGCCGGCCCCGCCCCGGCGCGGGACGCGCCCCCGGCCCTGGCGCGGGATGCGCCCCCCGCGCGCCGTGCGGCCGAGGAGATTGCGCCCGCGCGCCAAGCCGCGGAGACGGAGCGCGCGGTGGCCACCCAGGCGGCCGAACACGCCCGCGAGGCGGCGGCAGAAGCCCGGCGCCTGGCCGCCGAGCGCATCGCCGGCGCGGCCCGCGTGCAGGCCGCCGAGAGTGCCGCGCAAGCCGCCGCCCTGCGTGCCGAGGCCGCGCGCAAGGCCGGGGCCGCGGCCCATGCGGAGCAAGCCCGTCTGACCGCCGAATTGGCGCCGCTTCTGCCGCTGCTCACAAGGCTGGCGGCCCAGCCCGCGCCCATCCTGCTGGCGGCCCCGCTGCCGCCGGCCGAGGTGGCGCTCGGCCTGGCTGCCCTGCGCGCCATGCTGCGCGAGGCGCAAAGCATCGCCCAGGGCCTGCGTGAGGCCGAGGCGCGTGCCGCCGCCGAAGCACAGCGCTTCGCCGAGGAACGCCGCCAATTCGCCATCGCCGAGGCCGAGGCGCGCCAGGCCTCGGCCAGCCTGGACCGGCAATTGGCGGCGGCGCGCCATCTCCTCGCGGAGCGCAGCGCGGCCGAGCGCGCCGCCAGCGCCCGTGCGGAGGAGGCCGTGACCCGCGCGCATAATCTGGAGGAAGCGCTGAGCCGGCTGGAGCGTGAGCAGGCCCGCCGCGCGGCGGCCGAGGCCGAGCGGAACCGCGAGGCGGAGCGGCGCGCGGCCGCCGATGCGCCAAGCCAGCGCGCCTCACGCCAGGCCACGACACCGCCGCCCGCGCCCCCGCCCGCAGTTGAACCGCCGCATCCCGCAGGCCCCGGCGGGCTGCCTGTCGCTGGCCGGCTGGTGCGCGCCTTCAATTCCCCCGGTGAGGGTGGGCCCGCGCGCGGCGTGACCCTCGCGGCTTCGCCCGGGGCGCGGGTCACCGCACCTTGCGGCGGCAGCGTCGCCTTTGCGGCCCCCTTCCGCAGCTATGGGCGCATGGTGATCCTGGATTGCGGGCAGGGGCAGCATCTGGTGCTGGCGGGGATGGAGCGGCTGGATGTGGCCGGTGGCCAACGCATCCAGGCGGGTGAGCCGGTGGGCGTGCTGCCCGGTGCCGGCCATCCGACGCTGTATGTCGAGCTGCGCCGGCGGGGCGAGGCGGTGGACCCCAGGCCGCTGGTCCGCTTCGGCGCCTGA
- a CDS encoding heme-binding protein → MPQPAHPAAVNGLTLAQAEIIADAALAKGREIGLLPLCVVVLDAGGHVKVTKREDGASLMRPEIAMGKAYGALAMGFGTRELARRAQAMPGFTNALSDLTAGRAVPAPGGVLVRDAAHVLLGSVGISGDVSAQDEVCCIAGIEAAGLAPDTGDPA, encoded by the coding sequence ATGCCGCAACCCGCCCATCCCGCCGCCGTCAACGGCCTCACCCTCGCCCAGGCCGAGATCATCGCCGATGCGGCGCTGGCCAAGGGGCGCGAGATCGGCCTGCTGCCGCTTTGCGTGGTCGTGCTCGATGCGGGTGGCCATGTGAAGGTGACCAAGCGCGAGGATGGCGCGAGCCTGATGCGGCCCGAGATCGCCATGGGCAAGGCCTATGGCGCGCTGGCCATGGGCTTTGGCACGCGGGAACTGGCGCGCCGCGCCCAGGCGATGCCGGGCTTCACCAATGCCCTGTCCGACCTGACCGCTGGCCGCGCCGTGCCCGCCCCGGGTGGCGTGCTGGTGCGCGATGCGGCGCATGTGCTGCTGGGCTCCGTCGGCATTTCGGGCGATGTCTCGGCGCAGGACGAGGTCTGCTGCATCGCGGGCATCGAGGCGGCCGGCCTGGCGCCGGACACGGGCGATCCGGCCTGA
- a CDS encoding NAD kinase — MKIAFLASPSEPAQAALARLVALYGDVSPQEAEFIVALGGDGLMLETQHRFLGRNAPIYGMNRGSVGFLMNSYREEDLPARLRAAQAAHLHPLRMRAHSATGTHAALAINEVSLLREQRQAAKLRILVDGKERLAELICDGILISTPAGSTAYNLSAHGPIVPLDAKLLPLTPISAFRPRRWRGALLPSAARVVFEVLEAEKRPVSATADYTEVRDVRRVEVREDRSITMTMLFDPDRSLSERIIAEQFTV; from the coding sequence ATGAAAATCGCGTTCCTCGCCTCGCCTTCCGAGCCCGCGCAGGCAGCGCTGGCACGGCTTGTGGCGCTGTATGGCGATGTCTCGCCGCAGGAGGCGGAGTTCATCGTGGCCCTTGGCGGGGATGGGCTGATGCTGGAAACCCAGCACCGCTTCCTGGGCCGCAACGCGCCGATCTATGGCATGAATCGCGGCAGCGTCGGCTTCCTGATGAATTCCTACCGCGAGGAAGACCTGCCCGCCCGCCTGCGTGCCGCCCAGGCCGCGCATCTGCATCCCTTGCGGATGCGCGCCCATTCAGCGACCGGCACGCATGCCGCGCTCGCCATCAACGAGGTCTCTCTCCTGCGGGAGCAGCGCCAGGCGGCCAAGCTGCGCATCCTGGTGGATGGCAAGGAGCGCCTGGCGGAATTGATCTGCGACGGCATCCTGATTTCCACGCCGGCCGGCAGCACCGCCTACAACCTCTCGGCGCATGGGCCCATCGTTCCGCTCGATGCGAAGCTGCTCCCGCTGACGCCCATTTCGGCGTTCCGGCCACGGCGTTGGCGCGGCGCGCTGCTGCCCTCGGCCGCGCGGGTGGTGTTCGAGGTGCTGGAGGCGGAAAAACGCCCCGTCTCCGCCACGGCCGACTACACCGAAGTGCGCGATGTGCGGCGGGTGGAGGTGCGGGAGGATCGCAGCATCACGATGACCATGCTGTTCGATCCGGATCGCAGCCTCTCGGAGCGGATCATCGCGGAACAATTCACGGTGTGA
- a CDS encoding carbon-nitrogen hydrolase family protein, which produces MRLSAIQMNQTSDKPANLDQARRLIEGALAADRPDMITLPETWTNLGGGREARAAAAEALPEPGDTGGAAYEFLRGIAKGAGIHVHGGSIIEQGPEKFFNTTLVFDPTGAEIARYRKIHLFDITGPDGTGYRESALYGAGSDLVTFEAKGVKFGCTICYDMRFPEQYLALRRLGAEVIFVPSNFTLMTGKDHWEVLLRARAIETQCWIAAAASWGAYEERGATRQVYGHSLIADPWGHVVAKASDGVGWVTARLDPAVTARVRRDMPVLEHRRLA; this is translated from the coding sequence ATGCGCCTCTCCGCCATCCAGATGAACCAGACGAGCGACAAGCCCGCCAATCTCGACCAGGCGCGGCGCCTGATCGAGGGCGCGCTCGCGGCCGACCGGCCGGACATGATCACCCTGCCCGAGACCTGGACCAATCTGGGCGGCGGGCGTGAGGCGCGGGCGGCGGCGGCGGAAGCCCTGCCCGAGCCCGGGGACACGGGCGGCGCGGCGTATGAATTCCTGCGCGGGATCGCCAAGGGGGCTGGCATCCATGTGCATGGCGGCTCGATCATCGAACAGGGGCCGGAGAAGTTTTTCAACACGACCCTGGTCTTCGACCCGACAGGCGCCGAGATCGCCCGCTACCGCAAGATCCACCTCTTTGACATCACCGGCCCGGACGGCACCGGCTATCGCGAAAGCGCGCTCTATGGCGCGGGCAGCGACCTCGTCACCTTCGAGGCGAAGGGCGTGAAATTCGGCTGCACCATCTGCTATGACATGCGCTTCCCCGAGCAATACCTGGCCTTGCGGCGGCTGGGGGCGGAGGTGATCTTCGTGCCCTCCAACTTCACGCTGATGACCGGCAAGGATCACTGGGAAGTGCTGCTGCGCGCCCGCGCCATCGAGACGCAATGCTGGATCGCCGCCGCTGCATCCTGGGGCGCCTATGAGGAGCGCGGCGCCACGCGCCAGGTCTATGGCCATTCGCTGATCGCCGACCCCTGGGGCCATGTGGTTGCCAAGGCCAGCGACGGCGTAGGCTGGGTGACGGCGCGGCTGGATCCGGCGGTGACGGCGCGGGTGCGGCGCGACATGCCGGTGCTCGAACACCGGCGCCTGGCATGA